In the Mycoplasmoides gallisepticum genome, one interval contains:
- the tsaB gene encoding tRNA (adenosine(37)-N6)-threonylcarbamoyltransferase complex dimerization subunit type 1 TsaB: MLKKYSLFIDTCLDKINLAIFDSEKEEIYYYTSIELHKNLVDIIINKIEEFLADHKIKMKSIRKLYLTLGPGSFSGVRVGTNIAKTWKTVDPSLEVYTISNLKIQVPYGEGISCIDAKSNKKYVSIYRGNVGILKIVDDEEYENLCKKNPDLSLFKNFKNVDIFENLINNIKNFELTELENIKPIYLKDPL; this comes from the coding sequence ATGCTAAAAAAATATTCTTTATTTATCGACACTTGTTTAGATAAGATTAATCTTGCAATCTTTGATAGTGAAAAAGAAGAAATCTATTATTACACTTCAATCGAGCTACATAAGAACTTAGTTGATATCATTATTAATAAAATTGAAGAGTTCTTAGCAGATCACAAGATTAAAATGAAATCAATTAGAAAATTGTATCTAACACTTGGACCAGGTTCATTTAGCGGTGTGAGAGTTGGAACAAACATTGCTAAAACATGGAAAACTGTTGATCCGTCATTAGAAGTTTATACGATTTCAAATCTTAAGATCCAAGTTCCATATGGAGAAGGAATTTCGTGCATTGATGCAAAATCAAATAAAAAATACGTAAGTATCTATCGTGGAAACGTTGGAATACTAAAAATTGTTGATGATGAAGAGTATGAAAATTTATGCAAGAAGAATCCTGATCTTTCACTTTTCAAAAACTTTAAGAACGTCGATATTTTTGAGAACTTAATCAATAACATCAAAAACTTCGAATTAACAGAACTAGAGAATATTAAACCAATCTATTTGAAGGATCCTCTTTAA